A stretch of DNA from Clostridiales bacterium:
GCGTCCGATAGACGCTTTGACTGCCGCTAGGCTTTCTTCTTATGGCTTCAAAGTCCTTAGCGGCGTAAGTTGAATACTGGTTGTTTCGGCGCTCCGCCTTAGCCTTTAGCTTATTTTTTACAAAATCGCTTAAACCTTGGTTCATTGAACTTTATCCAAAAAATATATAAAAAAACGGTTTTTATTTAGTGTATCAAAATAAATAAAAACATGCAATATCTAATGTTTTTGACGCTACATTAGGAATAACATTAATAAATTATTTTTAAAAAATTAAAACCGCTCTTTTTCAGAGGGCTTGCTTGGACATTTCTTTTCTGAGCCTAAAGATAATTTTCTTTTCCAGTCTTGAGATGTAAGATTGGGAGATGCCCAGCATATCGGCCACTTCTTTTTGGGTTTTTTCGGTCTTGCCGCCCAGCCCGAATCTTAGCTGCATTATTATTTGCTCGCGGTCGTTAAGTTTTTTTATGGCTTGCCACAAAAGGTCGTTTTCTACCGATGTTTCTATATTTTTATACACAAGGTCGGATTCCGTTCCCAATATATCGGACAGCAAAAGCTCGTTGCCCTCCCAATCCACATTCAAGGGTTCGTCCAGCGAGATTTCGCTTTTTAGGCGGACTATGCGCCTAAGATACATCAGAATTTCGTTTTCTATGCAGCGGGAAGCGTAAGTCGCCAGCTTTATTTTTTTGCTCACATCAAAGGAATTGACGGCTTTTATAAGCCCTATCGTGCCCACGCTTATTAAGTCTTCAACCTCTACGCCCGTGTTGTCAAATTTTCGGGCTATATAGACGACAAGCCTTAAGTTCCGCTCTATCAGCTTGGATTTAATTTCCTGGTCGCCGGCTTCCAGTCTTTCCAACGCCGCGCGCTCTTCCTCTATGTCCATAGGCAGCGGCAAAGATTCGCTGCCGTATATGTAATTTAAGTAATTTTCGCATTTTTTCCCAAACAACTCTTCCAAGATTTTGGACACCAAATTAACTAAAAACATAACGACCTCCAATGTATTTTTATAAAAAATTTATATTAACGCCGGATGGATAAGCGCTTCATAAGTTTGTCCTCCGATAACATTTTGAGCAAATCCAAGCATTACATCATATATCGTATTCACTTTATCGCCCGAATATATCAAAATTTTGTCTGGTTTTATAATTAATATTTGGCTTGTGTCCGAGGCTGTTCCGTATTTGATAATTTTCGCGCTTTTTATTTTGGGTTTTTGGCCCTGGGCAAGACTAACAATACTTTCGTCGTTTAAAAGAGAGTAAAGCGTTTTTTGATTGACCACTACTACGGGCAGATTGCTGTCGGGGTCATAA
This window harbors:
- the sigE gene encoding RNA polymerase sporulation sigma factor SigE; the encoded protein is MFLVNLVSKILEELFGKKCENYLNYIYGSESLPLPMDIEEERAALERLEAGDQEIKSKLIERNLRLVVYIARKFDNTGVEVEDLISVGTIGLIKAVNSFDVSKKIKLATYASRCIENEILMYLRRIVRLKSEISLDEPLNVDWEGNELLLSDILGTESDLVYKNIETSVENDLLWQAIKKLNDREQIIMQLRFGLGGKTEKTQKEVADMLGISQSYISRLEKKIIFRLRKEMSKQAL